The Agromyces marinus genome window below encodes:
- the nrdI gene encoding class Ib ribonucleoside-diphosphate reductase assembly flavoprotein NrdI, with product MANLIYFSSVSGNTARFIEKLGRPAARIPLHAKDAALVADEPYVLVVPTYGGGDGKGAVPKQVIRFLNDQHNRALIRGVIAAGNTNFGAAYGLAGDVVAAKCHVPHLYRFEVFGTPDDVRAVDEGLDAFWSTQQQAPQATVA from the coding sequence ATGGCGAACCTCATCTACTTCTCGAGCGTCTCGGGCAACACCGCGCGCTTCATCGAGAAGCTCGGGCGTCCGGCGGCGCGCATCCCGCTGCACGCGAAGGATGCCGCGCTCGTCGCCGACGAACCCTACGTGCTCGTCGTCCCGACCTACGGGGGAGGGGACGGCAAGGGCGCCGTGCCCAAGCAGGTCATCAGGTTCCTGAACGACCAGCACAACCGCGCGCTCATCCGCGGCGTCATCGCCGCGGGGAACACCAACTTCGGTGCGGCCTACGGTCTCGCCGGCGACGTCGTCGCCGCGAAGTGCCATGTGCCGCACCTCTACCGCTTCGAAGTATTCGGAACACCAGACGACGTTCGCGCCGTCGACGAGGGATTGGACGCATTTTGGTCAACGCAGCAGCAGGCGCCGCAGGCGACAGTGGCGTAG
- the nrdE gene encoding class 1b ribonucleoside-diphosphate reductase subunit alpha encodes MDYHALNAMLNLYSADGKIQFEKDREAAREYFLQHVNQNTVFFHSLKERLDYLVEKEYYEPEVLGMYSFEFIQQLNDLAYSKKFRFETFLGAFKYYTSYTLKTFDGKRYLERFEDRVVMTALGLAQGDEQLATDLVEEIIAGRFQPATPTFLNTGKAQRGELVSCFLLRIEDNMESISRGINSSLQLSKRGGGVALLLSNIRESGAPIKQIENQSSGIIPVMKLLEDSFSYANQLGARQGAGAVYLSAHHPDIMRFLDTKRENADEKIRIKTLSLGVVIPDITFELAKNNEDMYLFSPYDVERVYGKPFGDVPLSENYRAMVDDPRIKKTKINAREFFQTIAEIQFESGYPYIVFEDTVNKANPIKGRINMSNLCSEILQVNTPTTYNEDLSYAEIGKDISCNLGSLNIALAMDSPDLGKTVDTAIRGLTAVSNMSHISSVRSVEDGNDKSHAIGLGQMNLHGYLARERIHYGSDEGIDFTNIYFYTVLFHALRASNRIAIERGETFDGFADSKYASGEFFDKYTDAAWVPTTERVAQLFADAGVHIPTQDDWRELAASVKEHGIYNQNLQAVPPTGSISYINNSTSSIHPIASKIEIRKEGKLGRVYYPAPFMTNDNLEYYQDAYEIGYEKVIDTYAAATQHVDQGLSLTLFFKDTATTRDINKAQIYAWKKGIKTIYYIRLRQQALEGTELELCVSCTL; translated from the coding sequence ATGGACTACCACGCCCTGAACGCGATGCTGAACCTGTACAGCGCCGACGGGAAGATCCAGTTCGAGAAGGACCGGGAGGCGGCGCGCGAGTACTTCCTCCAGCACGTCAACCAGAACACGGTCTTCTTCCACTCGCTGAAGGAGCGGCTCGACTACCTCGTCGAGAAGGAGTACTACGAGCCCGAGGTGCTCGGCATGTACTCGTTCGAGTTCATCCAGCAGCTCAACGACCTGGCCTACTCGAAGAAGTTCCGCTTCGAGACCTTCCTCGGCGCGTTCAAGTACTACACGAGCTACACGCTCAAGACCTTCGACGGCAAGCGCTACCTCGAGCGCTTCGAAGACCGGGTCGTGATGACCGCGCTCGGCCTCGCGCAGGGCGACGAGCAGCTCGCGACCGACCTCGTGGAGGAGATCATCGCCGGGCGCTTCCAGCCCGCGACGCCGACCTTCCTCAACACGGGCAAGGCGCAGCGCGGCGAGCTCGTCTCGTGCTTCCTGCTCCGCATCGAAGACAACATGGAGTCGATCTCGCGGGGCATCAACTCCTCGCTCCAGCTGTCGAAGCGCGGCGGCGGCGTGGCGCTCCTGCTGTCGAACATCCGCGAGTCGGGTGCGCCCATCAAGCAGATCGAGAACCAGTCGTCGGGCATCATCCCCGTGATGAAGCTGCTGGAGGACTCGTTCTCGTACGCCAACCAGCTCGGCGCGCGCCAGGGCGCGGGCGCGGTGTACCTGTCGGCGCATCACCCCGACATCATGCGGTTCCTCGACACCAAGCGCGAGAACGCCGACGAGAAGATCCGCATCAAGACGCTCTCGCTCGGCGTCGTGATCCCCGACATCACGTTCGAGCTCGCGAAGAACAACGAGGACATGTACCTCTTCTCGCCGTACGATGTCGAGCGCGTATACGGCAAGCCGTTCGGCGACGTGCCGCTGTCGGAGAACTACCGCGCCATGGTCGACGACCCGCGCATCAAGAAGACGAAGATCAACGCGCGCGAGTTCTTCCAGACCATCGCCGAGATCCAGTTCGAGTCGGGCTACCCCTACATCGTGTTCGAAGACACGGTGAACAAGGCCAACCCGATCAAGGGCCGGATCAACATGTCGAACCTGTGCTCCGAGATCCTCCAGGTCAACACGCCGACGACCTACAACGAAGACCTCTCCTACGCCGAGATCGGCAAGGACATCTCGTGCAACCTGGGGTCGCTCAACATCGCCCTCGCGATGGACTCGCCCGACCTCGGCAAGACCGTCGATACCGCCATCCGCGGCCTCACCGCAGTGTCGAACATGTCGCACATCTCGTCGGTGCGCTCGGTCGAAGACGGCAACGACAAGTCGCACGCCATCGGCCTCGGCCAGATGAACCTGCACGGCTACCTCGCCCGCGAACGCATCCACTACGGCAGCGACGAGGGCATCGACTTCACGAACATCTACTTCTACACGGTGCTCTTCCACGCGCTGCGCGCGTCGAACCGCATCGCGATCGAGCGCGGCGAGACCTTCGACGGCTTCGCCGACTCGAAGTACGCGTCGGGCGAGTTCTTCGACAAGTACACGGATGCCGCGTGGGTGCCGACCACGGAGCGGGTCGCGCAGCTGTTCGCGGACGCCGGGGTGCACATCCCGACGCAGGACGACTGGCGCGAGCTCGCGGCATCCGTCAAGGAGCACGGCATCTACAACCAGAACCTGCAGGCGGTGCCGCCGACCGGCTCGATCTCGTACATCAACAACTCGACGTCGTCGATCCACCCGATCGCGTCGAAGATCGAGATCCGCAAGGAAGGCAAGCTCGGTCGCGTCTACTACCCGGCGCCGTTCATGACGAACGACAACCTCGAGTACTACCAGGACGCGTACGAGATCGGCTACGAGAAGGTCATCGACACCTACGCCGCGGCGACGCAGCACGTCGACCAGGGTCTCTCGCTCACGCTGTTCTTCAAGGACACCGCGACGACCCGCGACATCAACAAGGCCCAGATCTACGCCTGGAAGAAGGGCATCAAGACGATCTACTACATCCGGCTGCGTCAGCAGGCGCTGGAAGGCACGGAGCTGGAACTTTGCGTCAGCTGCACTTTGTGA
- the nrdF gene encoding class 1b ribonucleoside-diphosphate reductase subunit beta, whose protein sequence is MTLTDPVNSAKNDPAHGGKVKLVDHVNAINWNRIQDDKDLEVWNRLVNNFWLPEKVPLSNDVQSWNTLTPEEQQTTMRVFTGLTLLDTIQGTVGAVSLIPDSLTPHEEAVYTNIAFMESVHAKSYSSIFSTLCSTKEIDDAFRWSVENEHLQKKAAIVMEYYRGDEPLKRKVASTMLESFLFYSGFYMPMYWSSRAKLTNTADLIRLIIRDEAVHGYYIGYKFQRGLELIGQAQRDELKDYTFSLLYELYDNEVQYTQSLYDGLGLTEDVKKFLHYNANKALMNLGYESMFPSSVTDVNPAILASLSPNADENHDFFSGSGSSYVIGKAVVTEDEDWDF, encoded by the coding sequence ATGACTCTCACCGACCCGGTGAACTCGGCGAAGAACGACCCCGCCCACGGTGGCAAGGTCAAGCTCGTCGATCACGTCAACGCGATCAACTGGAACCGCATCCAGGACGACAAAGACCTGGAGGTCTGGAATCGCCTGGTCAACAACTTCTGGCTGCCCGAGAAGGTGCCGCTGTCGAACGACGTGCAGTCGTGGAACACGCTGACCCCCGAGGAGCAGCAGACCACGATGCGGGTGTTCACGGGTCTGACGCTGCTCGACACCATCCAGGGCACGGTCGGTGCGGTCTCGCTCATCCCCGACTCGTTGACCCCGCACGAAGAGGCGGTGTACACCAACATCGCGTTCATGGAGTCGGTGCACGCGAAGAGCTACTCGTCGATCTTCTCGACGCTGTGCTCGACGAAGGAGATCGACGACGCGTTCCGTTGGTCGGTCGAGAACGAGCACCTGCAGAAGAAGGCCGCGATCGTCATGGAGTACTACCGTGGCGACGAGCCGTTGAAGCGCAAGGTCGCCTCGACGATGCTCGAGAGCTTCCTGTTCTACTCGGGCTTCTACATGCCGATGTACTGGTCTTCGCGGGCGAAGCTGACCAACACGGCCGACCTCATCCGCCTCATCATCCGTGACGAGGCCGTGCACGGCTACTACATCGGCTACAAGTTCCAGCGCGGACTCGAGCTCATCGGCCAGGCCCAGCGCGACGAACTCAAGGACTACACGTTCTCGCTGCTCTACGAGCTCTACGACAACGAGGTGCAGTACACGCAGAGCCTCTACGACGGCCTCGGCCTCACCGAGGACGTCAAGAAGTTCCTGCACTACAACGCCAACAAGGCCCTCATGAACCTCGGCTACGAGTCGATGTTCCCCTCTTCGGTCACCGACGTGAACCCGGCGATCCTCGCCTCGCTCTCGCCGAACGCCGACGAGAACCACGACTTCTTCTCGGGGTCGGGCTCGTCGTACGTGATCGGCAAGGCGGTCGTCACGGAGGACGAGGACTGGGACTTCTAG
- a CDS encoding helix-turn-helix domain-containing protein — protein MTGTPPNLEVLADSLVESHDKLLQELVGMRKRHRLTQETIAERMGVSQPTVAAFERYDANPTLATVRRYALAVGASIDHVVKDECCDNDVTAFEALAKGTALGWSVVPPARWAWGWSPGAINIPAHA, from the coding sequence ATGACCGGCACCCCACCCAACCTTGAAGTGCTTGCTGACTCGCTTGTGGAGTCCCACGACAAGCTCCTCCAGGAACTTGTAGGGATGCGGAAGCGCCACCGTTTGACCCAGGAGACGATCGCGGAACGGATGGGTGTCAGTCAACCCACCGTCGCGGCCTTCGAGCGCTATGACGCCAACCCGACGTTGGCCACTGTCCGCAGGTACGCCCTTGCCGTTGGCGCCTCGATTGACCACGTTGTCAAAGATGAGTGCTGCGACAATGACGTCACCGCGTTTGAGGCACTCGCGAAGGGCACGGCGTTGGGCTGGTCGGTCGTCCCGCCGGCCCGGTGGGCTTGGGGCTGGTCGCCGGGCGCTATCAATATCCCAGCGCATGCCTGA
- a CDS encoding FAD-binding oxidoreductase has protein sequence MSAPATDATDARAAHADGVERLLASYRALPATATVRLAKPTSNLFRSRDRVEARGLDTSGLTRVIGVDVEARTADVAGMCTYEDLVAATLPHGLAPMVVPQLKTITLGGAVTGLGIESTSFRSGLPHESVLELDILTGAGEVVTASPTEHADLFRAFPNSYGTLGYAVRLRIELEPVEPFVALTHLRFHAIPDLIDTMDRIVATGALYDGTRVDYLDGAVFSADESYLCVGVQTAASGPTSDYTGQKIYYRSIQHDDGETHDRLTIHDYLWRWDTDWFWCSQAFGTQHPLVRRLWPRRYRRSSAYWKLMKLERRFDIGNRIERFRGRPPRERVIQDVEIPIERTSEFLDWFLAEVPIEPIWLCPLRPRDDADWPLYPLEPHRTYVNVGFWSTVPVGATEGATNRLIEHKVSELDGHKSLYSDAFYPRDEFDALYGGDAYRAAKRRYDPDSRFLDLYAKAVQRR, from the coding sequence GTGTCCGCTCCTGCGACCGACGCGACTGACGCACGGGCTGCTCACGCCGACGGCGTGGAGCGCCTGCTGGCGAGCTACCGAGCACTGCCCGCGACGGCGACGGTGCGACTCGCGAAGCCGACGTCGAACCTGTTCCGGTCGCGCGACCGGGTCGAGGCCCGGGGCCTGGACACGTCGGGGCTGACGCGGGTCATCGGGGTCGACGTGGAGGCGCGGACGGCCGACGTGGCCGGCATGTGCACCTACGAGGATCTCGTCGCGGCGACGCTGCCCCACGGGTTGGCGCCGATGGTCGTGCCTCAACTCAAGACCATCACCCTGGGCGGCGCGGTGACGGGGCTCGGGATCGAGTCGACGTCGTTCCGCAGCGGGTTGCCGCACGAGTCGGTGCTCGAGCTCGACATCCTCACCGGCGCCGGCGAGGTCGTGACCGCGTCGCCGACGGAGCACGCCGACCTGTTCCGCGCGTTCCCGAACTCGTACGGCACGCTCGGCTACGCGGTGCGGCTGCGCATCGAGCTGGAGCCGGTCGAGCCGTTCGTCGCGCTGACGCACCTGCGGTTCCACGCCATCCCCGACCTCATCGACACGATGGACCGCATCGTCGCGACCGGCGCCCTCTACGACGGCACCCGCGTCGACTACCTCGACGGGGCCGTCTTCAGCGCCGACGAGAGCTACCTCTGCGTGGGCGTGCAGACCGCGGCATCCGGCCCCACCAGCGACTACACCGGCCAGAAGATCTACTACCGCTCCATTCAGCACGACGACGGCGAGACGCACGACCGGCTCACCATCCACGACTACCTGTGGCGGTGGGACACCGACTGGTTCTGGTGCTCGCAGGCGTTCGGCACGCAGCATCCGCTCGTTCGCCGGCTCTGGCCGCGGCGCTACCGGCGCAGCAGCGCGTACTGGAAGCTCATGAAGCTCGAACGGCGGTTCGACATCGGAAACCGCATCGAGCGGTTCCGCGGCCGGCCTCCGCGCGAGCGCGTGATCCAGGACGTCGAGATCCCGATCGAGCGGACCTCGGAGTTCCTCGACTGGTTCCTCGCCGAGGTGCCGATCGAGCCGATCTGGCTGTGCCCGCTGCGACCGCGCGACGACGCCGACTGGCCGCTGTACCCGCTCGAGCCGCACCGCACCTACGTGAACGTCGGCTTCTGGTCGACCGTGCCGGTCGGCGCGACCGAGGGCGCGACGAACCGGCTCATCGAGCACAAGGTGAGCGAGCTCGACGGGCACAAGTCGCTGTACTCCGACGCCTTCTACCCGCGCGACGAGTTCGACGCGCTCTACGGCGGCGACGCCTACCGCGCCGCGAAGCGGCGGTACGACCCCGAC
- the nrdH gene encoding glutaredoxin-like protein NrdH: MTVTVYTKPSCVQCNATYRALDSKGIEYEILDLSQDETALAAVKELGYLQAPVVITDEGHWSGFRPDKIDELASRLA, encoded by the coding sequence ATGACGGTCACGGTCTACACCAAGCCTTCCTGCGTCCAGTGCAACGCCACGTACCGCGCCCTCGACAGCAAGGGCATCGAGTACGAGATCCTCGACCTGTCACAGGACGAGACGGCGCTCGCCGCGGTCAAGGAGCTCGGCTACCTGCAGGCCCCGGTCGTCATCACCGACGAAGGTCACTGGTCGGGCTTCCGCCCCGACAAGATCGACGAGCTGGCCTCGCGGCTGGCGTAG